The Hordeum vulgare subsp. vulgare chromosome 4H, MorexV3_pseudomolecules_assembly, whole genome shotgun sequence genomic interval GTCATTACTGAACTACTAACAGAGTCTTTATTTCAAGGTGCTAAAAGGAACGGTCGTTCGTCGTTGAAGGTGCAGGTAGGGAGGTAGGGCTGAAAGAGATGAGAGCCGAGGGGAGGTACCTTGATCCGTGGGTCGACGACTACGCCAAGCCCAGCCAGACGTTCGTCTCCAGAAACTCGCGTCGGCATCAACAGGGCCGTGTGCGAGCGGCCACTACCACCAAGCCAAGGTCCCTCGCGCCGCCGTCAGGGTTGGCTAGCCTTGGCGGCGAAGATACGTGTACTAGTGGATCAGGAGATGACAGATGGCATTGCTCTAGGGAATTTTCAAAGTAAATGATGGATTTACCCTTGGCGAAACTACATGGTCCCATCAAAGTTTTGTGATGGTCCCACcgctatatataatttttgataattttagttttgTAATTCCTCGTAACTTTTATTTTTCCACCGATGAATTAGAGTGGATGGACGGTCCCTAAAATAGCCAATCACCGTCGGATTAGGGTGGATGGTCTGGCCGTCTGCGCGACGGCCGCAAAGTAGGTCTGCATACCGACGGAAGAGCGGGTCTGGGCGGCGGCGACATAGCAGGTATGGGCGGCAGGAAAGGGTCGCGACGGCTTAGGTGTGGGAGGCAACGGCGAAGCAGTTCTTGGCGGCGATGGCATCGACGCCCATAAGGAATCGCGACTTGAGAGGGTCGCGGCTGATCGACGCTGACCGTGGCAACCCGCAGGCAACGAGCAAAGGAAGAAGATGGGGCTAAGGGGGTATGTTTGACACACTTTTCAGACTGTAAGGCTAATTTTACAAATTTACCTATGAACTAGGTACCCGACAAaatttttgggacggagggagtatgaaatAAGATGTGGCAGGCGGCGCGAGCACACACTTCCACAAATTTTGGTTCCGTATATACGGCACATCACAACCTTTGGGGCTAGATCATAGCTGTAGTTTATCCAGGAATAAGAACTAGAGTTACACAGCGAACAATTCAGTCTCTTGCATTCCAGGATTCGTGACAACGCTTCCTCGACCCAACAACGATAACATCGTCTTGCCGGTTTCCCGATCCGCCGTCGGAGTCGGTATGACGGCGCTTTCTCGACCTGCTAGCGGAGACGACATTTGGCGCTTCCTCGATCTAACAGCTTCGACGGCATCTTCGCGCTTCCTCGATCTGTGACGATATTTCCTCGACCCCACAGCAATGACAACATGTTGTCGGTTTCCCAATCCGCCACCGGAGTCGGCATGACGGCGCTTTCTTGACCTGCCAGCGGTGATGACATCTTGGCGGTTCCTTGATCCGCCATCGGAGAGGGCAAGACGATGCTTCATCGACCCACTAGTGACGGCATCCTCCGCATCCCCTGATTCCGCCGTTGATGAGGCATCGGCTAGAACTTGTGGGTTCTTCGTCGATCCGGCATTTGTCAATCCGCCATCGGAGAGGTCTTGCTGCAGCAGCGTGGTAGGAAACCTTCTTCTTATCTCCGATTTCCTCCAAAATGCGTCGGACCAATAAGTATAACCTAGTAGGGAGAAATGATAGTGCTGCAGCTACTAGGGATGAATGGCACCAATCCTTTTGTTAATTTACATAGTTGAATATATGGTTATCGTTAAAACaaatacaacatgatcatattggACCTACTCTAGCGCAGAGGAACCCTCCGTGGACTGTCCGATAAGGTGAAACATGTTGAGATCACCCCATCTCAACACAGAAATGTGGGATCGAAAGTGAAATAGATCGACGGTCTGATCAATCCATCCCATTTGTACTTATGTTTCAAGGCAATAGTATAACCTAGTAGTTTTAAAGTGAGGGTTGCATTAGTTTCTCCGAGCCATAGTTTAAAACCTACCAAATTTTTGTTGCTTTGATGAACAATTCACAAAAGCACAATTATTTGACATATCTCAAGTTTTTTTTCATGATAACTAGGGAGTAACCAAATATACACAATTATAGGTCCGTGATGAAAAAACGCGTTTCTAACATAAaaaatctcaaaactaatttgGTCTTGTTGTTAATTTAAATAGTTGAATCTGTATGATTTTCATTTAAACAAAAGCGACATAATTATGTTGGACTGACTCTAGCGCGGTGGAACCCTTCATGGATTGTCTTTGAGCTCCTCGTCCTGGCGGCGGTGCACCGCCTCCTCGTGCAAGCTCTGTTCGGCAATGGCGGCGTCGACTGGGTCGACATCGTCGCCCGCGTATTCTTCGGGCCCGAGGACGCCTCGTGTCGGCGGTCGTACTCGTCCATCTCGCAAACCCATGGCGGCGGTGGGGGATAGGGTTTCGATCCGTATCTGCCTCGTAAACCCGTAAATATACGGCTTTGAGGCTGAGGTTCACGGGCCACGGTAAAAAAAATATGGGTCGGACGAGCATACGGGCTCTGTTCTATCCAGAAAATTGAATCGAGCCCGTATACACGCAGGAATTATACGGGTTCGTACGTTATACCGTGTCGCCCTTCCATGATTCTCGGATTTGGTGTTTTTTCACAACGATATAActttttacaaaaaaaattagtatTCCTTGTGTCTCAACATAGATTTCTTAACCCAAAAAAAATAGGTTTCTCAGATTTATCAAAATATGGATGTAGCTGAACTAGAACATTCCCTCTAAAAATAATTACTTTTTTCAAAACAGTAAAATTACTTTACCACCACTAAATTAAGGTGTAGTGTAGTTTGCGCCAAAAAAATTTAGCTTCCGCTAAAagttcccaccaaaaaaattgcCTATATTTAACCCTCCTGCTAAATACCTTCCTAAAAGATTATTACCCCGATTATTATTCTAAACCGCATCTTACTGGGCGATTGGATCGGAGCTCTCCTCCGACGGCGTCAACACAGCGAACCACGTCTCTTGGGAATGTCTCAGGTTGTTCTTTCCCCCGATCTCCTCCCATTCTAGAACAGAAATCCTCCACCACCAGCGACATCCAGCGCATGCGGTTCCCGACGTAGGACCAGCCGAGGTACATCCGCACGACGGCGAGCGTGACGGCAAGGATGCCGGAGCCGGTGGCCCCGAGCGCGAGGTGCGGGGCGTCGCCGCCGGCGCCCCCGCGGCCGCCGAAGGCCGCGACGGGGAGGCCGACGAAGAACGCGAATGCAGCCATCGTGAAGGCGAGGCGGGAGAAGTAGAGCACCAGGTCCCCCGCCGCCCAGGAGAAGGGAAGTGACGTGGCCAGCGCCTCGTACTCGTTCACGGGCCGCTGCTCCGGGGGCACCGGGCACCAGTCCGTCCCCGCCGAGTTGTTGTTCCGTGACGGCGGCACCGCATGCGCCTTCGCGAGGCGCCTCCGCGGCCAGTGCCGGGGCCCGACGAGGCTCGGGGCGGGGTTCGGGAGGAGCGGGAGGAGGCGGGGGGCGTGGAGGGA includes:
- the LOC123450432 gene encoding protein CONSERVED IN THE GREEN LINEAGE AND DIATOMS 27, chloroplastic-like produces the protein MAASPSLHAPRLLPLLPNPAPSLVGPRHWPRRRLAKAHAVPPSRNNNSAGTDWCPVPPEQRPVNEYEALATSLPFSWAAGDLVLYFSRLAFTMAAFAFFVGLPVAAFGGRGGAGGDAPHLALGATGSGILAVTLAVVRMYLGWSYVGNRMRWMSLVVEDFCSRMGGDRGKEQPETFPRDVVRCVDAVGGELRSNRPVRCGLE